Within the Roseicitreum antarcticum genome, the region ATATTGAGCAGCGCCGCGATCCGAAGTATCACGCAAATACGTTGCCGGTTTAGCTCAGTTGGTAGAGCAGTGGTTTTGTAAACCGAAGGTCGGGGGTTCGAGTCCCTCAACCGGCACCATTTTCCAGGGTAATCTTGGGTGAAAACACCAGTTATTTCCTCAGGTTGTGTCACGCGCGCGGAGGATGAAACCTAGATCAACTATGGATTGCCGGGCTTCATGCGAACTGCGATCAATGAGTGCCTGGGCTGCCGCCTCGCCCATCTTGCCACGCGGAGTTTGAATCGTCGTAAGTTGCTGAGGCATCGCGTCGATGAAGTCGATTCCGTTGAAGCCCGCCAGTGCAAGTTGTCCTGGCACTTCAATCCCAGAAACCATGCAGTGCAGCAAACCACCCACCGCAAGATCGTCGTTCGCAAAAAACAATGCATCCAACCTTGCTGAATCCGCAAGAATTTGGGCGCAGGCCGCGCGGCCGACACTTATGGACGACGCTTCGGGCGCGATGAGGCGTGCGACAAGTGGCGTGTCACGCTCATTGAGCCGTTCTTCAAACGACAGCCGTCGTTTAAGCGATCGCGATGGTGCTTCGCCCCAAGCGCCGATGTAGCCAATGCGCCGATACCCCCTGTCCACCAGATGATCCGCCATGGCCCGCGCAGCGTCGTGCTGCGAAATGCCGATGGCTGTGTCGATGGGGGTGCCGTCGATATCCATGAT harbors:
- a CDS encoding LacI family DNA-binding transcriptional regulator, yielding MTVMSQRPTLRDVARQSGVSEISVSRVMRNAPNISIKLRARVEAAARELGYTPNRLAGGLKSQTSGLVAVVVPSMSNNVFPEVVDGIDRILFLSSRRPVLGLTHYDSDREERIIRDLLSWSPSGIILAGLEHSDGSRRMLENANIPVIEIMDIDGTPIDTAIGISQHDAARAMADHLVDRGYRRIGYIGAWGEAPSRSLKRRLSFEERLNERDTPLVARLIAPEASSISVGRAACAQILADSARLDALFFANDDLAVGGLLHCMVSGIEVPGQLALAGFNGIDFIDAMPQQLTTIQTPRGKMGEAAAQALIDRSSHEARQSIVDLGFILRARDTT